Below is a genomic region from Billgrantia tianxiuensis.
GCGTCGCGTGCGCCTGCTCGAGGAGAAGGGCATCATCAAGGGTTACCACGCCGCGCTGGATCGCGGTGAGGTGGGGCTGGGGCTAACCGTATTCGTGGACATCAAGGTTCGACAGCACCACGACGAACTGGCCCGGGCGTTTCGGGAGGAGGTGGTCAAGCTGCCGGAAGTCGTTTCCTGCCATCTGGTCTCGGGCGAGGCCGACTTCCTGCTGCAAGTGGTGGTGCCGGACCTGGCCGCCTACGAGGCGCTGTTGCAGGACAAGCTGTTGAAACTGCCTGGCGTTAGCGACATTCGCAGCAATTTTGCGATTTCGACGGTGAAAGCCCCATCGGCTCTGCCGTTGGGGCACCTGCCGCACCCGGGGTGAAGCGGCTACGACAAGGGAGAAGTGATGAAGAGCGAAAAAGAGAAGATGCTGGCCGGTGAACTCTACAATCCGCGCGATGCCCAGCTCCTGAGCGAGCGCCACCGCGCCCGCTTGCTGGCCAAGGCCTTCAACGACACCGGCGACGACCAGGGCCAGGAGCGCAAGCGGCTGCTGAGTGAGCTGTTCGGCGCCATGGGCAAGGGCACCTTCATCGAGCCACCCTTTTACTGCGACTACGGCGGCAACATCACCCTGGGCGAGCGGGTCTTCTTCAACTTCAACTGCGTGATCCTTGACGTGGCGGAAGTCACCATCGGCAATCACACCATGTTCGGTCCCAACGTACAGGTCTATACCGCCACCCACCCGCTCGATGCCGAAGAGCGCCGCAGCGGCCTGGAATCCGCCAAGCCGATCACGATCGGCGACGACGTATGGATCGGCGGTGGGGCGATTCTCTGTCCCGGCGTCACCATCGGCTCCCGCACGGTCATCGGTGCCGGCAGCGTGGTGACCAAGGACATTCCCGAGGATGTATTCGCCGCCGGCAACCCCTGCCGCGTGATACGCCCACTCGGGGATGATGCGACCCGCTGAAACAACTCAATTCCTCGGCACGGACGGCAACTTGCAAAGCCGACTGGCGGCACTCAGAGAAAAACCCTATGAAGGAATGGAGTGGTACGTTTAACGGCCTGTAGAGGTAAGTAAGTGCTGACTGGGTAGGCTCCATCGCCAATAACGAGAACAAGGACAATGAACGATACCAATCCGAAAGTGGAAGCCTTGCTGGGCCAGCCGCAATGGCATGAAGAGCGGGAAAAGCTGAGAGCGATAGCGCTCTCCTGCCAACTGAGCGAAAGCGTCAAGTGGGGAAAACTCTGCTACTCGTTTCAGAACGGCAACGTGGCCATGATCTTCGGCATGAAAGAGTACTGCGCACTCGGCTTTTTCAAGGGCAGCCTGTTGAAGGACCCCGAAAGGATCCTCGTTGCCCCCGGAGAACACTCCCAGGCGATGCGCCAGGTCCGCTTCACACAACTGAGCGAGATCGAATCGCAGGCCGCCGTACTTGAAGCCTATCTCCTCGAGGCCATTGAGCTGGAGAAGGTCGGCGCCAAGGTGGACTTCAGCGAGAAGCATGAGCTGACATACCCGAAGAACTCCAGGCGGCTCTTGACGCAAGTACTGCGTTAAAAGCCGCCTTCGAGGCGCTTACGCCTGGTCGGCAAAGAGGCTACATCCTGCACTTCTCCAGGGCCAAACAATCCAGCACGCGAGTGTCGCGGATCGAGAAGTGCACACCCGATATTCTTGCGGGAAAGGGGCTGAATGGCCGCTGAAAACTGGCATGAGGAGTTAGTGAGCACTTACTGGCGGGATACTTGCTCGATAGGAGAAGTCATGGCCCGATAGGCTCACTAATGAACGACCGCGCTCTTGCATCGTTCATGTAGGCCACGTTGAGCCGCACCCAGGGAGAGTCGCCGTCCTCTGGTAGAAATAGATGGCCGGGCGAGAGCGTAATCCCCCTCCGCTGTGCGTACTGCACGAGCTGAGTCGAGGAGTGGATCGCTGGATGGCGTGCCCAAACGAACATACCGCCTGCCGGCTCGAGGAAGAGTACCCAGCCGGCTTTTTTAAGCTGTGTGAGAGTGGAGGCCATCTGTTCCGAGAGCTTTGTCCTGAGACGCTCCGTCAGCTTCCTGTAGCTGCCGTTTTGAAGCATGGTGGTAACGACTTGCTCTGCAAAATGTGAAGCGGAAATACTGGTCAGCATCTTGATGTCGACCAGGGGTTTCAGCAGAGGCTGCCTAGCGATGATAAAGCCAACTCGCAGCGAAGATGAAAGGCTCTTGGAGAAGCTGCTCAGATAAATGACCCGGTTCAGGTCATCGAGCGACGCGAGGCGAATGCTGGACTCATGCTGAAAATCGGCATAGATGTCGTCTTCCACGACTTGGAAATCATGGGCTTCGGCCAATTGCAGTAGGCGATGGGCAACGGCTGGCGCCAAGATGGAACCCGTAGGATTCTGAAAGACGCTGTTCACGAAGAACAGCTTCGGCTTGTGCTGTGCCAGAAGCGCTTCCAGATGCTCGATATCCGGCCCGTCCGCCAAGCGCGGCACGCCGACGACCTGGATGCGTTGCAAGCGCAGCAGACCGAGCAGGTTGTAATAGCCCGGGGACTCGACGAATACCACGTCACCAGGCTCAAGCAACAAGCGCACCAGAAGATCCAGCGAGTGGCTGCCTCCACCGGTCATCAGTATTTGATGGGCATCGGCACGGATGCCCAGCAGACGCACGCGCTCCTGAATCAACCCGCGTAAATCCAGCGGGCCCAGCGGCGTGCTGTAATCGAAGATGCCTGAGCGGCTTTGCCTTGCCACCTGGCGAATGGCGTAGGTCAGATCATCGCCCTCGCGCCAATGGTTGGGCAGCCAGCCGCAGCCCAGCTTTAGGTGACTTTCGTCAGCCTTGAAGAGGCTCCACATGGCATTCGTGAAATCCTCCAGTTGGCCCGGTGACCGGGCCGCCTTGGCCAGGGCCGTTGGGGCCGTCGCTGCGACATAGAATCCAGAGCCTGGCCGGGAGCGGACCAATCCATATGCCACCAGCCGTTCGTAGGCTTCGATCACGACGTTACGGCTTATTCCATGTTCTGCAGCCAGCTGTCGTATCGAAGGCAAACGACTGCCGCCGCCTCCGCCGTTACTCTCGATCCAACCTTTGAAGCTCTCGACTAGCTGTTCCACCAGGGGCTGGTTCGAATGCTTGTCCAATTCCAACTTCATCATCGGCACGCCCCACGACAACCGTACAAGAAAAGCCTGGAACAGCTTATCGGTAATTGACGAGACCGTACCTTTCCATGCGCAGCATGCAGATGCAATTGTTCAGCTTCTGCCATACAGCCGCTCGCATCGATCCCTTGCTGCAAGAGTCTCTCTCCATGTCCCGATCCCATCCTGCCCGCCTTGCTTTTGCCCTCTGCACGATCACGTCAGCGGTCAATCTGCAGGCGCCCCTTTACGATGCCTTGGCAGCGCGTAGCGGAGCCGGCGTGGGCGCCACGACCGTTGCGTTTGCCTGCTATGTGGTCGGTATTCTGCCGGTGTTGCTGGGCTTCAATGGGCTCGCCGAACGGGTAGGGCGCAAACCGTTGATCGTCACTGCGCTAGTGTTGTGCCTGGCTGCCACGGCGTTGACTCTCGCAATGCCAGGCTTGATTACCCTGGGTATCGCACGCTTCATGATGGGCATTGGCACGGCGCTGACATCGACAGTGGCGCCCGCCTATATGCGTTCGCTGTTTGGCGGCGGGGACAGCCGGGCTCCGGCCAACTGGGTTACCGCCAGCACAGCGTTGGGGTTCGGGCTCGGTGCGGCCGTCACCGCTCTGTTCGTGCTTCACGTGCCGAGCCTGACACCGCCGAGCTTTTGGCTTTATCTGGGTGCCGCTGCTTTGGCGCTGGTGTGGGTGCTGACGCTAAAAGACGATTCACCAAGGCAGACCGGGGCCGAGATGTTGCGTTTGCCGGCTTTTCCACCGGGCGCCTTTGGTTATGGGCTCGCCATATTGTTGGCATGGGCAAGTGTGGGGCTGGTCATTGCGATTCTGCCCTCGACGTTGGCCCAGCATGGCCTATCGGGCTGGGCCGGTTTTGCAACGTTCGGCGTTTGCAGTTGCGGCGTGCTGTTCCAACCATGGGCAAGGAAACTAGCGCCACAAATAGCTACTCAACTGGGCCTGATCATCCTGCCCTTGGCATATGGCCTGATTGCCTGGGGCGCGTTGCAGGGGTACTTGGTCGCCGTACTGGTTGGGACTGTCGCGGCAAGCAGTGCCTGCTATGGTTTCATCTATCTGGGGGGATTGAGCGGTGTGCTCGACTTGGCTGCGGAACAACCGTCTCGGGCAAGTGCCGGTTACTTCCTGATGGCTTATCTTGGTTTCAGTATTCCCGTCATTACCACAGGGGTGTTGGTCGATGTTTTCGGTCACACCGCTGCGCTGGGAATCTTTGGCATGGTACTGCTTGGCAGCGTGATCGTGACGCTTGGCATTATCCAACGTGGCCGTGGATTGATCTGCAGTGCCGATCTGGCAAGGCTCGACAGGTGAGTGAGCGCTGACTGGGGCTTGTGAGTATAAAAAGTGGTAGGCTGAAGAAGTATGCTGCCGAATAATTAAGAATAGTTAATTTTGACGTGGGGGAACTATGGTCACGTGCTATCTGAGATACATCATCGATCCATTCAAGCTGGAAGAGTTTGAGCGCTATGGGAAGCTGTGGATTCCCTTGGTGGAGAAGTTCGGTGGCAACCACCATGGATATTTTCTTCAACCCGATACCGGGAGGCAGGTTGGGATCTGACCTATGTACAGTTCAAGTATGCAGGCGTCAAAATCGAGGTAGGGAGTGCCGCTGGAGCGAACATCTTCGATAAGGCAAGCCAGGCATGGGTTCCGCTTGAGATAGATTTCTCTCGCTACGAAACCGTGAGCTTGCTCGCGGCAGAGCTTCCGTTAATGCTCAAAGAGGATCTAGTTCGATATAAGCTGGCGTTGTCACGACCAGTGGACATAGAAGATATCCGTGCGATCCAAGGGTGAAGGTAGCATGCTGAGGAAAAGTGCGATGCAAGACGGAACGTTGGCTTTGGAGGCTGTGTCATTCGAAGAGCTGGAAATTATAGGCGCAATGGAAGCCGGTGAAGCACGGGACTACATCATTCCGTATAGCCTGGAAAAGCATCAGCAGGAATTCATGAAGCCCGCCGTGATCTACAAGGCTATTCGCCATGGAAAAATTCGCCATGGAAAAAATCCGGCTGGCTTTGTCATGCTGGCGCTAGACCCGGATGGTGTGAGCGTTGAGCTTCGCCGAATCGTCGTGCCAAACCCGGGGCGTGGCATCGGTGTGCGTGCTTTGGAAGCCGTTCGAGAACTGTGCCGCAGTGAGTTAGGAAGAAAGCGAATCTGGCTGGACGTTTTCGAAACCAACTATCGTGCCAGGCATGTGTACGAAAAAGTGGGTTACTCATGCTTTGGAAAAACCGAGCATGAAGGGCGAACTCTGCTTCTGTACGAAACCTTGATATAACGAAAAGAGGCGTTCACTGCGTGCCCTGTTCTGGTTTTTACTCTGTGCAATGAATAGCCTTGAGAGCCATGAGGGGCGACACTGATGGTGACGATTCGACCTTACTGCCAGGCAGACTGCGAAGCACTCCGAAGCCTGGTTCTCTGCCTGCATGAGACCCTGCGGCCGTTCGATGCTGATCTTGCACCCGGCGATGAGATCATCGAAGGCTATTTCCAAGAGCTGATGGCAAAGGTAGAAAGCACGAGCGGTGCGGTATTCGTTGCCGAGGATGGCAGCGAATTGGTCGGATACGTGTGCCTTTGGGGTTACGTTTCCCCCGATGACCCGGATGAGAGGCCGGACCCATTCAGCTTCATGGCGGAACTCTTCGTCCGGCCAGAGAGCCGCCATCTCGGAGTGGGGCGCTTACTCGTGGAGCAAGCGGAACGCTATGCTGCCCAATGTGGCACCTACAAGGTCGAGTTAAAGGTGCTGGCACGGAACGAACAGGCCATACGCTTTTATGAAGCGCTGGGCTATGAGCCCCGCGTGGTGGTGATGAGCAAGCATTTCTAAGTCCTCCGCTCATGGCGCCAGCACGTAGTTTCCCGGAGCATCGGCCAGGGGTGGGTACTGCTGGCTGCCCATGGCGGGCGGCGCCAGCTGTTCGCTGGAGTGGGCCGCCAGCCACTGATGCCAGGCCGGCCACCAGGAGCCGTCCTGCTCGGGCGTGATCTGCTGCCAGGTTTCCGGGTCCAGGTACGCCTTGCCATGCCGTGGCGTATCCATCCGGAAGCGGCGCCCGGTGTGCCCCGGCTCGCTGACGATCCCGGCATTGTGGCCGCCGCTGGTCAGCACGAAGGTCACCTCGTCGGCATCTGCCAGCAAGTGGATCTTGTAGACGGATTTCCAGGGAGCCACATGATCGGCAGTCGTGCTGACGACGAACAGCGGCGCGCGAATGTCTTGTATCACGACGGGCCGATCGTCTACCCGATAGTGGCCGTTGGCCAGGTCGTTGTTGAGGAACAGCTGGCGCAGATACTCGGAGTGCATGCGGTAGGGCATGCGGGTCAGGTCCGCATTCCAGGCCATGAGGGCGTTCATGGGCTGACGTCCGCCCAGCAGATAGTCGTGTACGATACGCGACCAGATCAGATCGTTGGAGCGCAGGATCTGGAACGCGCCGGCCATCTGAAAGCCGTCGAGATAGCCCTGATCCCACATCATGTTTTCCAGGTAGGCCACCTGGCTTTCGCCGATGAACAGCATCAGTTCGCCGGCCTCGGTGAAGTCCACCTGGGTGGCCAGGGTGGTAAGCGACGCCAGCCTGTCGTCGCCATCCCGCGCCATGGCGGCCGCGGCGATGGAGAGCAGCGTGCCTCCCAGGCAGTAACCCACGCCGTGCACCTTGCTGCCGCCCGTGATGGCGGAGACCGCGTCCAGCGCCGCCATCGGCCCCAGCCGGCGGTAGTCCTCCATGCCCAGGTTGTGTTCCTCCGAGCCCGGGTTGCGCCACGAGATCATGAACACGGTATGACCCTCGTCCACCAGGTACTTGACCAGGGATTGGGCGGGAGTGAGGTCGAGAATGTAGTACTTCATGATCCAGGCGGGCACGATCAGCACCGGCTCGGCGTAGACCTGTTTCGTCGTCGGGGTGTACTGGATCAGCTCGATGAGTCGGTTTCGGTAGACCACCTTGCCGGGAGTGATCGCCAGGTTCTTTCCCACACGGAAAGCTTCGGCGCCGAACGGCGGCTTGCCGGACACGGCCCGCTCCCAGTCCTCGATGAAGTGCTGCCAGCCGGCCACCAGGTTCTGCCCGCCGGTCGCAAGGGTGGCAGCGACGACCTCCGGGTTCAGCCACGGGGAGTTGGAGGGTGAGTAGCGGTCAAGTATTTGACGGGTGATGAAGTTCACTACCCGTTCGCTGTCGGGCGAGAGGCCGTCGATGTCGCTGGTGGCGTTGTGCCACCATTGCTGCGTCAAGAGAAAGGACTGGTAGATCAGGTTGTAGGGCCAGCGCTGCCACTCCTCGCCACTGAAACGTCGGTCCTGCTCCAGGGGTTCGATACAGGCGCAGGCGCTGGGTTCGAGAGCCTGACGACTGATGTAGTGGCCGAAGCGCGTCAGCTTGCGAGCGTACTTCTCGCCCAGCTCCAGTTGCTTGCCAGGAGAGAGCATCAGGTGAACCAGCCACTCGAAATAGACGCTGGCCAGGCCGGCAGGGGTGATGCCGGCGGTCAGCCTGGCCAGGTTGGCCTTGAAGGCTCGATCCAGCGCATGGGTGGAGTAGAACCCCGGGTTGGGGCGCTCCGCGGTGGATGGGAGTGCCACACAGGGTGCGGGCCTGGGGGCGATATCGGGGTCGGGCGAGTTTCGAGCATCCTGCGACATGGGTATGGCCTCCGGTTCGAGGCGGAATGGCTACCGATGAAACCGCTGCGGTGTTGAATTGGCCAAGCACAAGTATTGCAGGCTTTGATGCTCCGACCATTGATATTCATCAAACTTGCCGGGTATCAATGTTTTTCTGTCGACCTTTCGACATATGCTGATGACAAGGTCCCAGACGGATCGCATTGCTACCGTAGTGCGAGACACTGACTGCCGATGAATTCCCCGCCATGAAACCGCCCGGAACGGTGCTCACTTCCTGACTTCGCGCGATGGATGGCGGCAGTACGTGAGATGCCCATGAGCCGATGGATCGTTCTCCTCGCTGCGCTGGTTGCCATGATGGCCGCAGGGCTCGTCTACTGGCGGATGCCTGTCGCTGCCACGGCGTATGAAGTGAAGGAGAGCGCGTTGACCCAGCAGGTGGTGGCCAGCGGCCGGGTGGTGGCCTCGTCGCGGGCACAGATCGGCAGCGAGATCGTGGGTCGGGTGACCGAGCGCCTGGTACGCGAAGGGCAGCAGGTCGAGCCCGGCGACATCCTGGTGGTGCTCGATTCATCGGAACTTGCCGAGCGCGTGCAGGAGACCCGTGCGGCACTCCGCCAGTTGGAGAGCGCACGGCGGCCCCAGGCCGAGGCCGGGCTTGCCGACGCCAGGGCGCATTTCGAGCAGGCCCGGCGCGAACATGAGCGTGCGCGCCGCCTGGTGGAGAGCAACATGGTCTCGCGTCAGGCGGTAGAGCAGGCCGAAGAGCGCGAAGCCGCGGCCCGGGCCGCCTTGGAGCGTTCGCGCCTCGACGTAGAGGCGCTGGCGCCGGGCGGGGCGGAGGAAGCGCTGCTGCGGGCACGGCTGGCCGCCGCCGAGGCCGCCCTGGAGCGTGCCGTCATCCACTCCCCGGTCACCGGCACGGTACTGACCCGTAACGTGGAGCCGGGGGATGTGGTGCAGCCCGGCAGGGTACTGCTGGAGATCGCTCGCACCGGGCAGCGTGAACTGCGGGTGCCATTCGACGAGCGACACCTTGGCCAGCTCGCCGTGGGGCAGCGTGCCCGCTGCGTCACCGACGCCTATCCCGACCAGCCGTTCGACGCCACGATCAGCCTGATCGCGCCGATCGTCGACGCCGCCCGCGGCACCGTGGACGTAAGGCTGGTCATGGAGGAGGAACCCTGGTTCCTGCGCGAGGACATGACCGTCTCGGTCAATGTGGAAACTGCGCGCCGTGAGCGGGCGCTGGTCGTGCCCAACGATGCCCTATTCGGGTCGAGGGCGCCTCTGCCCGAGTGTACGGGGTCGAGGCGGGCCGTGTTTCACCTCGCAGCGTGACCCTGGGGCTGAGGGGGCTGCTCCACACCGAGATCACTGCTGGGCTGACGGCGAGAGAGATCGTGCTGGCCGACCCTGGTCTCAGCCCGGGGCAGCGTATCCGGCCCCGCATCACCGACCACCCGGAGCAGGGGGCGCCCGCCCCGTCCCGGGAGCCTTTTTCCTTCATTCGGTGACGCTCATGTGGATCGAAGGGTTCATCGCCTGGAGCCTGTTGCGTGATGGCCGCGCCCAGAGCGCCCTGATGCTGGTCGGCATCATGGTGGGGGCAGCCGTGGTGGTCTTCATCAGTGCCCTCATCACCGGGCTGCAGGCCAACATCATCGAGCGCACCCTGGGCACGCAGGCCCACATTCGCCTGCTGCCTCCCGAAGAGTTCAATCGCGTGCTGTCGCTGCAGGAGCCGGCGCCGATCGTCCTGGTGCTGGAGGACCGCAGGCCGCAGCGCCTGCGCTCCATCGACAACTGGCAGGCGCTGGTGCCCGTGCTCGATCGCTGGCCGGGCGTGATCGCGGTATCGCCGACGATCAGCGGTCCGGCCCTGGCGGTGCGTGGCAGCGCCAATCGCTCGGTATCGATCATCGGGGCCGACGCGGAGCGGCTGCGGGCCATACTGCCCATCGCCGATCACATGGTCGAAGGCGTGTTCCGGCTGCGTCCCGGAGAGATCCTGATCGGCCGGGAGCTGGCCGATGACCTGGGCCTTCAGAGCGGTGGCCGGATACGCCTTGACACCGCCGGGGAGGGCACCGTGGTCATGACCGTGGCGGGGATCTTCGAGCTGGGGGTACGCGAGATCGACAATCGGCTCATGTACCTCGACCTGGACGAGGCTCGCAGCCTCCTCGACCTGCCCGGGGGCGTGACGGCGCTCGAACTCACCGTCGCGGAGGTGTTCGCTGCCGACCAGCTGGCGCTTCGCCTCGGAGCGCTGACCGGGCAGCGCGCAGAGAGCTGGATGGAGACGAATGCACAGCTGCTCAATGCACTGCGCTCCCAGACCCTCTCCACGACCATGATTCGCAGCTTCGTCAGCCTTTCGGTGGCATTTGGCATCGCCAGCGTGCTGGCGGTCAGCGTGGTGCAGCGAACCCGCGAAATCGGCATTCTGCGGGCAATGGGCCTCGGCCGGGGGCGAATCCTGCGCGTGTTTCTGATCCAGGGTGCGCTGTTGGGGCTGGTCGGCGGGGATTGGGGGCGCTGTTCGGCTCGCTGCTGGTGCTGGCCTTCGACGTGTTCGGTCCCCGCCTGTTCGTGATCGGCTTCAATCCATGGCTCATTCCGGCGGCCATGGCG
It encodes:
- a CDS encoding Lrp/AsnC family transcriptional regulator, with product MPKMKLDNLDRRILSALQRDARLTNVQLAEEVGLSPSPCLRRVRLLEEKGIIKGYHAALDRGEVGLGLTVFVDIKVRQHHDELARAFREEVVKLPEVVSCHLVSGEADFLLQVVVPDLAAYEALLQDKLLKLPGVSDIRSNFAISTVKAPSALPLGHLPHPG
- a CDS encoding sugar O-acetyltransferase, with amino-acid sequence MKSEKEKMLAGELYNPRDAQLLSERHRARLLAKAFNDTGDDQGQERKRLLSELFGAMGKGTFIEPPFYCDYGGNITLGERVFFNFNCVILDVAEVTIGNHTMFGPNVQVYTATHPLDAEERRSGLESAKPITIGDDVWIGGGAILCPGVTIGSRTVIGAGSVVTKDIPEDVFAAGNPCRVIRPLGDDATR
- a CDS encoding DUF1801 domain-containing protein, yielding MEALLGQPQWHEEREKLRAIALSCQLSESVKWGKLCYSFQNGNVAMIFGMKEYCALGFFKGSLLKDPERILVAPGEHSQAMRQVRFTQLSEIESQAAVLEAYLLEAIELEKVGAKVDFSEKHELTYPKNSRRLLTQVLR
- a CDS encoding YdeI/OmpD-associated family protein; its protein translation is MPEELQAALDASTALKAAFEALTPGRQRGYILHFSRAKQSSTRVSRIEKCTPDILAGKGLNGR
- a CDS encoding PLP-dependent aminotransferase family protein; this translates as MKLELDKHSNQPLVEQLVESFKGWIESNGGGGGSRLPSIRQLAAEHGISRNVVIEAYERLVAYGLVRSRPGSGFYVAATAPTALAKAARSPGQLEDFTNAMWSLFKADESHLKLGCGWLPNHWREGDDLTYAIRQVARQSRSGIFDYSTPLGPLDLRGLIQERVRLLGIRADAHQILMTGGGSHSLDLLVRLLLEPGDVVFVESPGYYNLLGLLRLQRIQVVGVPRLADGPDIEHLEALLAQHKPKLFFVNSVFQNPTGSILAPAVAHRLLQLAEAHDFQVVEDDIYADFQHESSIRLASLDDLNRVIYLSSFSKSLSSSLRVGFIIARQPLLKPLVDIKMLTSISASHFAEQVVTTMLQNGSYRKLTERLRTKLSEQMASTLTQLKKAGWVLFLEPAGGMFVWARHPAIHSSTQLVQYAQRRGITLSPGHLFLPEDGDSPWVRLNVAYMNDARARSFISEPIGP
- a CDS encoding MFS transporter, coding for MSRSHPARLAFALCTITSAVNLQAPLYDALAARSGAGVGATTVAFACYVVGILPVLLGFNGLAERVGRKPLIVTALVLCLAATALTLAMPGLITLGIARFMMGIGTALTSTVAPAYMRSLFGGGDSRAPANWVTASTALGFGLGAAVTALFVLHVPSLTPPSFWLYLGAAALALVWVLTLKDDSPRQTGAEMLRLPAFPPGAFGYGLAILLAWASVGLVIAILPSTLAQHGLSGWAGFATFGVCSCGVLFQPWARKLAPQIATQLGLIILPLAYGLIAWGALQGYLVAVLVGTVAASSACYGFIYLGGLSGVLDLAAEQPSRASAGYFLMAYLGFSIPVITTGVLVDVFGHTAALGIFGMVLLGSVIVTLGIIQRGRGLICSADLARLDR
- a CDS encoding GNAT family N-acetyltransferase; the protein is MQDGTLALEAVSFEELEIIGAMEAGEARDYIIPYSLEKHQQEFMKPAVIYKAIRHGKIRHGKNPAGFVMLALDPDGVSVELRRIVVPNPGRGIGVRALEAVRELCRSELGRKRIWLDVFETNYRARHVYEKVGYSCFGKTEHEGRTLLLYETLI
- a CDS encoding GNAT family N-acetyltransferase, which encodes MVTIRPYCQADCEALRSLVLCLHETLRPFDADLAPGDEIIEGYFQELMAKVESTSGAVFVAEDGSELVGYVCLWGYVSPDDPDERPDPFSFMAELFVRPESRHLGVGRLLVEQAERYAAQCGTYKVELKVLARNEQAIRFYEALGYEPRVVVMSKHF
- a CDS encoding PHA/PHB synthase family protein; its protein translation is MSQDARNSPDPDIAPRPAPCVALPSTAERPNPGFYSTHALDRAFKANLARLTAGITPAGLASVYFEWLVHLMLSPGKQLELGEKYARKLTRFGHYISRQALEPSACACIEPLEQDRRFSGEEWQRWPYNLIYQSFLLTQQWWHNATSDIDGLSPDSERVVNFITRQILDRYSPSNSPWLNPEVVAATLATGGQNLVAGWQHFIEDWERAVSGKPPFGAEAFRVGKNLAITPGKVVYRNRLIELIQYTPTTKQVYAEPVLIVPAWIMKYYILDLTPAQSLVKYLVDEGHTVFMISWRNPGSEEHNLGMEDYRRLGPMAALDAVSAITGGSKVHGVGYCLGGTLLSIAAAAMARDGDDRLASLTTLATQVDFTEAGELMLFIGESQVAYLENMMWDQGYLDGFQMAGAFQILRSNDLIWSRIVHDYLLGGRQPMNALMAWNADLTRMPYRMHSEYLRQLFLNNDLANGHYRVDDRPVVIQDIRAPLFVVSTTADHVAPWKSVYKIHLLADADEVTFVLTSGGHNAGIVSEPGHTGRRFRMDTPRHGKAYLDPETWQQITPEQDGSWWPAWHQWLAAHSSEQLAPPAMGSQQYPPLADAPGNYVLAP
- a CDS encoding efflux RND transporter periplasmic adaptor subunit, with product MSRWIVLLAALVAMMAAGLVYWRMPVAATAYEVKESALTQQVVASGRVVASSRAQIGSEIVGRVTERLVREGQQVEPGDILVVLDSSELAERVQETRAALRQLESARRPQAEAGLADARAHFEQARREHERARRLVESNMVSRQAVEQAEEREAAARAALERSRLDVEALAPGGAEEALLRARLAAAEAALERAVIHSPVTGTVLTRNVEPGDVVQPGRVLLEIARTGQRELRVPFDERHLGQLAVGQRARCVTDAYPDQPFDATISLIAPIVDAARGTVDVRLVMEEEPWFLREDMTVSVNVETARRERALVVPNDALFGSRAPLPECTGSRRAVFHLAA
- a CDS encoding ABC transporter permease: MWIEGFIAWSLLRDGRAQSALMLVGIMVGAAVVVFISALITGLQANIIERTLGTQAHIRLLPPEEFNRVLSLQEPAPIVLVLEDRRPQRLRSIDNWQALVPVLDRWPGVIAVSPTISGPALAVRGSANRSVSIIGADAERLRAILPIADHMVEGVFRLRPGEILIGRELADDLGLQSGGRIRLDTAGEGTVVMTVAGIFELGVREIDNRLMYLDLDEARSLLDLPGGVTALELTVAEVFAADQLALRLGALTGQRAESWMETNAQLLNALRSQTLSTTMIRSFVSLSVAFGIASVLAVSVVQRTREIGILRAMGLGRGRILRVFLIQGALLGLVGGDWGRCSARCWCWPSTCSVPACS